A stretch of Bos indicus isolate NIAB-ARS_2022 breed Sahiwal x Tharparkar chromosome 24, NIAB-ARS_B.indTharparkar_mat_pri_1.0, whole genome shotgun sequence DNA encodes these proteins:
- the CIDEA gene encoding lipid transferase CIDEA isoform X3 has product METARDCAGALLRPLTFMGSQTKKVLFTPLMHPARPFRVSNHDRSSRRGVMASSLQELLSKTLDALVVASQLVTLVLEEDGTVVDTEEFFQTLGDNTHLMVLEQGQKWTPAGHQTPARRPPQRRGIAKVTFDLYKLSPKDVIGCLNVKATMYEMYSVSYDIHCTGFKAMLRSLLRFLSHAAQVTGQCLIHMGTYMLRVLAETEEQAVPGSRPWRGIKRG; this is encoded by the exons TCAG GCCCCTgacgtttatggggtcgcagacaAAGAAGGTGCTGTTCACACCCCTCATGCATCCCGCTCGCCCCTTCCGTGTCTCCAACCATGACCGGAGCAGCCGCCGAGGGGTGATGGCCAGTAGCCTACAGGAGCTTCTCAGCAAG ACCTTGGATGCACTGGTGGTCGCCAGCCAACTGGTCACCTTGGTGCTGGAGGAGGATGGCACTGTGGTGGACACAGAGGAGTTCTTCCAGACCCTGGGGGACAACACACACCTCATGGTCCTGGAGCAGGGGCAGAAATGGACACCG GCTGGCCACCAAACCCCAGCCCGCCGGCCGCCTCAGAGACGGGGCATCGCGAAAGTCACCTTCGACTTGTACAAGCTGAGCCCCAAGGATGTCATTGGCTGCCTCAACGTGAAGGCCACCATGTACGAGATGTATTCTGTGTCCTACGACATCCACTGCACAGGGTTCAAGGCCATGCTCAG GAGCCTGCTGCGATTCCTCTCTCACGCTGCCCAGGTGACTGGCCAGTGTCTTATCCACATGGGCACCTACATGCTCCGAGTGCTGGCCGAAACAGAGGAGCAGGCGGTGCCTGGCTCGCGCCCTTGGAGAGGGATCAAGAGAGGGTAG
- the CIDEA gene encoding lipid transferase CIDEA isoform X2: MEGELSGWGCLFKIGTPGRPLTFMGSQTKKVLFTPLMHPARPFRVSNHDRSSRRGVMASSLQELLSKTLDALVVASQLVTLVLEEDGTVVDTEEFFQTLGDNTHLMVLEQGQKWTPAGHQTPARRPPQRRGIAKVTFDLYKLSPKDVIGCLNVKATMYEMYSVSYDIHCTGFKAMLRSLLRFLSHAAQVTGQCLIHMGTYMLRVLAETEEQAVPGSRPWRGIKRG; this comes from the exons ATGGAAGGGGAGCTGTCTGGCTGGGGCTGTCTCTTTAAAATTGGGACCCCAGGAAG GCCCCTgacgtttatggggtcgcagacaAAGAAGGTGCTGTTCACACCCCTCATGCATCCCGCTCGCCCCTTCCGTGTCTCCAACCATGACCGGAGCAGCCGCCGAGGGGTGATGGCCAGTAGCCTACAGGAGCTTCTCAGCAAG ACCTTGGATGCACTGGTGGTCGCCAGCCAACTGGTCACCTTGGTGCTGGAGGAGGATGGCACTGTGGTGGACACAGAGGAGTTCTTCCAGACCCTGGGGGACAACACACACCTCATGGTCCTGGAGCAGGGGCAGAAATGGACACCG GCTGGCCACCAAACCCCAGCCCGCCGGCCGCCTCAGAGACGGGGCATCGCGAAAGTCACCTTCGACTTGTACAAGCTGAGCCCCAAGGATGTCATTGGCTGCCTCAACGTGAAGGCCACCATGTACGAGATGTATTCTGTGTCCTACGACATCCACTGCACAGGGTTCAAGGCCATGCTCAG GAGCCTGCTGCGATTCCTCTCTCACGCTGCCCAGGTGACTGGCCAGTGTCTTATCCACATGGGCACCTACATGCTCCGAGTGCTGGCCGAAACAGAGGAGCAGGCGGTGCCTGGCTCGCGCCCTTGGAGAGGGATCAAGAGAGGGTAG
- the TUBB6 gene encoding tubulin beta-6 chain: MREIVHIQAGQCGNQIGTKFWEVISDEHGIDPAGGYVGDSALQLERINVYYNESSSQKYVPRAALVDLEPGTMDSVRSGPFGQLFRPDNFIFGQTGAGNNWAKGHYTEGAELVDSVLDVVRKECEHCDCLQGFQLTHSLGGGTGSGMGTLLISKIREEYPDRIMNTFSVMPSPKVSDTVVEPYNATLSVHQLVENTDETYCIDNEALYDICFRTLKLTTPTYGDLNHLVSATMSGVTTSLRFPGQLNADLRKLAVNMVPFPRLHFFMPGFAPLTARGSQQYRALTVPELTQQMFDAKNMMAACDPRHGRYLTVAAVFRGPMSMKEVDEQMLAIQNKNSSYFVEWIPNNVKVAVCDIPPRGLKMSATFIGNSTAIQELFKRISEQFSAMFRRKAFLHWFTGEGMDEMEFTEAESNMNDLVSEYQQYQDATADEGEEAFEDDEEEVNE; encoded by the exons ATGAGGGAGATCGTGCATATCCAGGCTGGCCAGTGCGGGAACCAGATTGGCACCAAG TTTTGGGAAGTGATCAGCGACGAACATGGCATCGACCCGGCCGGAGGCTACGTGGGTGACTCTGCGCTCCAACTGGAGAGAATCAACGTCTACTACAACGAGTCCTCGT CTCAGAAGTATGTGCCCAGGGCCGCCCTGGTGGACTTAGAGCCGGGCACCATGGACAGCGTGAGGTCCGGGCCTTTTGGTCAGCTCTTCCGGCCTGACAACTTCATCTTTG GACAGACTGGCGCCGGCAACAACTGGGCCAAGGGCCACTACACGGAGGGCGCTGAGCTGGTGGACTCTGTCCTGGACGTGGTACGGAAGGAGTGTGAGCACTGCGACTGCCTGCAGGGCTTCCAACTGACCCACTCGCTGGGTGGCGGCACCGGGTCTGGGATGGGGACCCTCCTCATCAGCAAGATCCGCGAGGAGTACCCTGACCGCATCATGAACACCTTTAGCGTGATGCCCTCGCCCAAGGTGTCGGACACGGTGGTGGAGCCCTACAACGCCACCCTGTCCGTGCACCAGCTGGTGGAGAACACAGATGAGACCTACTGCATCGACAATGAAGCGCTGTATGACATCTGCTTCCGAACCCTGAAACTGACCACCCCCACCTATGGGGACCTCAACCACTTGGTGTCAGCCACCATGAGTGGCGTAACCACCTCCCTGCGCTTCCCGGGCCAGCTCAATGCCGACCTGCGCAAGCTGGCCGTGAACATGGTGCCCTTCCCACGCCTGCACTTCTTCATGCCTGGCTTTGCCCCACTCACCGCCCGCGGCAGCCAGCAGTACCGGGCGCTGACTGTCCCCGAGCTCACCCAGCAGATGTTCGATGCCAAGAACATGATGGCAGCCTGTGACCCGCGCCACGGCCGCTACCTGACCGTGGCTGCTGTGTTCCGGGGCCCCATGTCCATGAAGGAGGTGGACGAGCAGATGCTGGCCATCCAGAACAAGAACAGCAGCTACTTCGTGGAGTGGATCCCCAACAACGTGAAGGTGGCTGTGTGCGACATCCCACCCCGGGGCCTGAAGATGTCGGCCACCTTCATTGGCAACAGCACGGCCATCCAGGAGCTGTTCAAGCGCATCTCAGAGCAGTTCTCGGCCATGTTCCGGCGCAAGGCCTTCCTGCACTGGTTCACGGGCGAGGGCATGGACGAGATGGAGTTCACCGAGGCCGAGAGCAACATGAACGACCTGGTGTCCGAGTACCAGCAGTACCAGGACGCCACAGCCGATGAGGGCGAGGAAGCTTTTGAGGATGACGAGGAAGAGGTCAACGAGTAG